One Mycolicibacterium crocinum DNA window includes the following coding sequences:
- a CDS encoding DUF5134 domain-containing protein → MIADLTLRWVVTLLFVIAAAECLSTLVVGDRRPATVVSQLLHVVMAVAMAVMAWPWGAALPTVAPMVFFLLATLWFVAVTPSSVCAGHRIAGVYHALMMLAMAWMYAVMNGRLLPGQASHAADVAPAGHSVGASGHAGHASMPGMDMGGADVAGTGHSVGYPPYIAMLNWVCTIGFALAAVFWLYRYLAVRMEREPVEAARPLGILCQSMMAAGMAIMFGVML, encoded by the coding sequence GTGATCGCTGACCTGACGCTGCGCTGGGTCGTCACGCTCCTGTTCGTGATCGCCGCAGCGGAGTGCCTGTCGACGCTCGTCGTCGGCGACCGGCGGCCGGCCACTGTGGTCAGCCAATTGCTGCACGTCGTGATGGCGGTGGCGATGGCGGTGATGGCCTGGCCGTGGGGCGCCGCGCTGCCCACCGTCGCGCCGATGGTGTTTTTCCTGCTTGCGACCCTCTGGTTCGTTGCGGTCACGCCGAGTTCGGTCTGCGCCGGGCACCGCATCGCCGGCGTCTATCACGCGCTGATGATGCTGGCGATGGCCTGGATGTACGCGGTGATGAACGGCCGGTTGCTGCCCGGACAGGCGTCCCATGCCGCCGACGTCGCGCCCGCTGGCCATTCGGTGGGGGCGTCCGGCCATGCCGGGCACGCGAGCATGCCGGGGATGGACATGGGCGGCGCTGACGTGGCGGGCACCGGCCACAGCGTCGGCTATCCGCCATATATCGCGATGCTGAACTGGGTGTGCACCATTGGCTTCGCGTTGGCCGCGGTGTTCTGGCTGTATCGCTACTTGGCTGTGCGGATGGAGCGTGAGCCGGTCGAGGCCGCGCGCCCGCTCGGGATCTTGTGCCAGTCGATGATGGCCGCCGGGATGGCGATCATGTTCGGCGTGATGCTGTAG
- a CDS encoding DUF2275 domain-containing protein yields the protein MDCDVAREALSARIDGEREPVPVARVDEHLTSCDECSTWYARAVEQTQQLRRLAGRSQVAAVATPSPSVRKPRPAAGTWMRWTLAGVGVVQVAVALAQALGANVGTAGAAHHAMMGGHLLNESTAWSAALGVVMIAAAARPTAAAGLAGVLSVFTAILTAYVISDAVSGAVSLDRILSHLPVLIGTVLALLVWRTARTSGPEPRSDAVGVTADVVLPDNASRGRRRGHLYPTDGAA from the coding sequence GTGGACTGCGATGTCGCCCGGGAGGCGTTGTCAGCCCGGATCGACGGCGAACGTGAACCCGTTCCCGTGGCCCGGGTCGACGAACATCTCACCAGCTGTGACGAGTGCAGCACGTGGTACGCGCGAGCTGTCGAGCAGACCCAGCAGCTGCGGCGGCTGGCCGGCAGATCCCAGGTCGCGGCCGTCGCCACTCCGAGTCCGTCGGTGCGGAAGCCCCGTCCGGCAGCCGGCACCTGGATGCGGTGGACGCTGGCCGGCGTCGGAGTGGTCCAGGTGGCGGTGGCACTCGCCCAGGCCCTGGGCGCCAACGTCGGCACCGCCGGCGCCGCGCACCACGCGATGATGGGCGGGCATCTACTCAACGAGTCGACGGCGTGGTCGGCGGCGCTGGGTGTGGTGATGATCGCCGCCGCCGCGCGGCCGACCGCCGCAGCCGGCCTGGCCGGGGTGCTGTCGGTGTTCACCGCGATCCTCACCGCTTATGTGATCAGCGACGCAGTGTCGGGTGCGGTGAGCCTCGACCGAATCCTGTCGCACCTGCCGGTGCTCATCGGAACCGTCCTGGCGCTGCTGGTGTGGCGGACCGCGCGGACGTCCGGTCCCGAGCCCCGGTCCGACGCGGTGGGCGTCACCGCCGATGTGGTGTTGCCCGACAACGCTTCTCGCGGCCGTCGGCGCGGGCACCTCTACCCCACCGACGGCGCTGCCTGA
- a CDS encoding ArsR/SmtB family transcription factor, whose product MDAPGDTAKVERASSALADVDIHSWTQRFDLLSDPHRLEILLGLHRAPGICVGDLAAAVGRSENAVSQALRVLRQQGWVTSTRVGRQVSYRLEDHTVHDLLHWIGAAHAE is encoded by the coding sequence ATGGATGCCCCCGGCGACACGGCGAAGGTCGAGCGTGCCTCGTCCGCGCTGGCCGACGTCGACATCCACAGCTGGACGCAGCGCTTCGATCTGTTGTCCGACCCGCACCGGCTGGAGATCCTCCTCGGTCTGCACCGCGCACCCGGAATCTGCGTGGGTGATCTCGCCGCCGCTGTCGGTCGATCGGAAAACGCCGTGTCACAGGCACTTCGGGTGCTGCGTCAGCAGGGTTGGGTCACCTCGACGCGGGTGGGACGGCAGGTCAGCTACCGCCTCGAGGATCACACCGTGCACGACCTGCTGCACTGGATCGGTGCCGCCCACGCGGAGTGA
- a CDS encoding energy-coupling factor ABC transporter permease, with protein sequence MSVQITAMHMSDGLVNAPTSVVFGVLAIAVVAFCGWRARTELDERTVPLAGLVAAFIFAVQMINFPILPGVSGHLLGGALAAILVGPYTGVLCITIVLVVQSLLFADGGVTALGMNITNMAVIGVAAGYSAARLLYALLRRRRSDSVPALGVIGFLSALFGTVCASMGFVIEYAIGGAAPTSLSTVAAYMLGTHVLIGIGEGLITAVTVVAVARSRPDLVYLLRRDRERAAVPA encoded by the coding sequence TTGAGCGTCCAGATCACGGCCATGCACATGAGCGATGGCCTGGTCAACGCGCCTACCTCCGTGGTTTTCGGAGTCCTTGCGATCGCCGTGGTGGCGTTCTGCGGCTGGCGGGCGCGCACCGAACTCGACGAGCGCACCGTCCCGTTGGCCGGCCTGGTCGCCGCCTTCATCTTCGCGGTGCAGATGATCAACTTCCCGATCCTTCCCGGCGTCAGCGGGCATCTCCTCGGCGGTGCGCTCGCCGCGATCCTGGTCGGCCCGTACACCGGCGTCCTGTGCATCACGATCGTGCTGGTGGTGCAGTCCCTGTTGTTCGCCGACGGCGGGGTCACCGCGCTCGGGATGAACATCACGAACATGGCGGTCATCGGTGTGGCCGCGGGATACTCCGCCGCCCGGCTCCTCTACGCGCTGCTCCGACGACGTCGTTCTGACTCGGTCCCCGCGCTCGGCGTCATCGGTTTTCTTTCAGCGCTGTTCGGAACGGTCTGCGCATCAATGGGTTTCGTCATCGAATACGCGATCGGTGGTGCCGCGCCGACATCGCTGAGCACGGTGGCGGCGTACATGCTCGGCACTCACGTCCTCATCGGCATCGGTGAAGGCTTGATCACCGCCGTGACCGTGGTGGCCGTCGCCCGGTCCCGACCGGATCTGGTTTACCTGCTGCGCCGTGACCGCGAGCGGGCGGCGGTGCCCGCATGA
- a CDS encoding PDGLE domain-containing protein: MSAQTAARRWQFWAGFGVAILLIAGVVSYFASSSPDGLDSATLQGCQVVQTSHGEQLTGNCIAQHATEHAMSTSPLADYTIFGHPATSGLAGIIGAVVVLGIAFGGFWLIARSRRAKD; the protein is encoded by the coding sequence ATGAGCGCTCAGACGGCAGCCCGGCGCTGGCAGTTCTGGGCTGGTTTCGGTGTCGCGATCCTCCTGATCGCCGGGGTGGTGTCCTACTTCGCCAGCTCGAGCCCGGACGGACTGGACTCGGCCACCCTGCAGGGCTGCCAGGTCGTCCAGACCAGTCACGGTGAACAACTGACCGGAAACTGCATCGCCCAGCATGCGACCGAGCACGCCATGTCGACGTCGCCCCTGGCCGACTACACGATCTTCGGGCACCCGGCGACAAGCGGACTCGCCGGCATCATCGGCGCCGTCGTCGTGCTCGGCATCGCGTTCGGCGGGTTCTGGCTGATCGCCCGCAGCCGCCGCGCGAAGGACTGA
- the cbiQ gene encoding cobalt ECF transporter T component CbiQ: MGAGHAHPLYRDGESVVHRAPAEVKIAGLVLFVLAVVATPREMIWPFAVYAGIVLVVWRVAGIPLRWILPRMLIEAPFIVLAVLLPFAEGGERVAVAGLQLSVAGLWAAWGIVVKGTLGVAASLTVAATTSARELPLALSRLGVPGLVTSMLVLMIRYIDLLSAEVGRMRMARISRGDSPRAIHQAGAIAKGVGALFLRSYERGERVYLAMVSRGFDGKVPELAIVGAGPRASGVQWVAALTPAAAAAAVAASAWVLR; this comes from the coding sequence ATGGGTGCCGGGCACGCCCACCCGCTCTATCGCGACGGCGAATCGGTCGTGCACCGGGCGCCCGCCGAGGTCAAGATCGCCGGGCTGGTGCTGTTCGTCCTCGCGGTGGTGGCAACCCCACGCGAGATGATCTGGCCGTTCGCGGTCTACGCCGGAATCGTCCTGGTGGTCTGGCGGGTGGCTGGCATCCCGCTGCGCTGGATTCTGCCGCGGATGCTCATCGAGGCGCCGTTCATCGTGCTGGCCGTGTTGTTGCCGTTCGCCGAAGGCGGGGAACGCGTCGCGGTGGCCGGCCTGCAACTGTCGGTGGCCGGATTGTGGGCGGCGTGGGGAATCGTCGTCAAAGGCACTCTGGGCGTGGCCGCCTCGCTGACGGTCGCCGCCACCACCTCGGCACGGGAGTTGCCGCTGGCGCTGAGCCGGCTCGGAGTACCGGGCCTAGTGACCTCAATGCTCGTGCTGATGATCCGCTACATCGATCTATTGTCGGCCGAAGTCGGCCGGATGCGGATGGCGCGGATCTCCCGCGGTGATTCGCCACGGGCGATCCATCAGGCCGGCGCGATCGCGAAAGGTGTTGGCGCCCTGTTCCTACGTTCCTACGAGCGTGGTGAACGCGTGTATCTGGCGATGGTGTCCCGGGGCTTCGACGGCAAGGTGCCCGAACTGGCGATCGTCGGTGCCGGACCGCGAGCCTCCGGTGTGCAGTGGGTCGCTGCGTTGACTCCGGCGGCGGCCGCGGCCGCGGTGGCCGCCTCGGCATGGGTCCTGCGATGA
- a CDS encoding energy-coupling factor ABC transporter ATP-binding protein codes for MNPPAIRVKGLHYRYPDGRVALDGVDLTIAAGERVAILGPNGAGKTTLMLHLNGVLTATSGAIEISGISLNRTTLRDIRRRVGLVFQDPDDQLFMPTVAQDVAFGPANFGVTGDALAARVSAALDVVSMTEHADRSPAHLSGGQRRRAALATVLACEPEILVLDEPSANLDPVARRELAETLAALPATMVIVTHDLPYAAQLCDRAIVLDGGVVVADDTVTAVLSNADLLAAHRLELPWGFVVPAR; via the coding sequence ATGAACCCGCCGGCGATCCGCGTCAAGGGTCTGCACTACCGCTATCCCGACGGCCGCGTCGCGCTCGACGGCGTCGACCTGACCATCGCGGCGGGGGAGCGGGTCGCCATCCTCGGCCCCAACGGGGCGGGCAAAACCACGCTCATGCTGCACCTCAACGGTGTGCTCACCGCGACATCGGGCGCGATAGAGATCAGCGGAATCTCGCTGAATCGCACGACTCTTCGCGACATCCGCCGCCGGGTCGGGCTGGTGTTCCAGGACCCCGACGATCAGCTGTTCATGCCGACGGTCGCCCAGGACGTCGCGTTCGGACCGGCCAACTTCGGGGTCACCGGTGACGCGCTGGCCGCCCGGGTGTCCGCCGCCCTGGACGTGGTATCGATGACCGAGCACGCCGACCGCAGTCCCGCGCATCTGTCCGGCGGGCAGCGGCGCCGCGCGGCACTGGCCACGGTGCTGGCGTGCGAGCCGGAGATCCTGGTGCTCGACGAGCCGTCGGCGAACCTCGACCCGGTGGCGCGCCGCGAACTGGCCGAGACGCTGGCGGCGCTGCCGGCCACCATGGTGATCGTCACCCACGACCTGCCGTACGCCGCTCAGTTGTGCGACCGGGCCATCGTGTTGGACGGCGGTGTGGTGGTGGCCGACGACACAGTCACCGCCGTGCTCTCCAACGCCGATCTGTTGGCGGCCCACCGGCTCGAATTGCCCTGGGGCTTTGTCGTTCCCGCTCGCTGA
- a CDS encoding NAD(P)/FAD-dependent oxidoreductase has translation MTTTEAVDVAIVGAGPAGLTAATELARNSALNVVVLERESEPGGIPRHSDHPGYGLRDRKRFISGPAYARRLTTDARNAGATIRTSTMVTGWADDHTLELTSPRGRHTLTARAIVLATGARERPRAARMIPGDRGAGIYTTGLLQNAVHLKHRTVGRRAVVVGAELVSYSAVLTLKHVGCQTVLMTTEYPSPESYGLFNLAGRTPLLGLQVATRTKVVRIIGKPAVTGVEVEDLRTGQRRIVDCDTVVLTGDWIPDHELARSTGLDIDPGTLGPVVDTALRTSRAGVFAIGNLLHPVDTADIAALDGRHVADQVHALLTGNQFSDNAVRILADAPLRWVAPNLVRPGDPAPARHRLLLWTDRLVRVPKVVARQDGNIVGRKTLPWPASPGRVFRVPSSILDRIDERGGPVTLSLAN, from the coding sequence ATGACCACCACCGAAGCGGTCGACGTCGCCATCGTCGGCGCCGGTCCGGCCGGGCTGACCGCCGCCACCGAGCTCGCGCGCAACAGTGCCTTGAATGTCGTTGTCCTGGAACGCGAGTCAGAGCCAGGTGGGATTCCCCGCCACAGCGATCATCCCGGTTACGGCCTGCGGGATCGCAAGAGGTTCATCAGCGGACCCGCTTATGCTCGGCGACTCACCACCGACGCGCGCAACGCGGGCGCGACGATCCGGACCAGCACCATGGTCACCGGTTGGGCCGATGACCACACCCTCGAACTCACCTCGCCCCGGGGGCGCCACACCCTGACCGCACGGGCGATCGTCCTGGCCACCGGTGCCCGCGAGCGCCCGCGCGCGGCGCGGATGATCCCCGGCGATCGCGGCGCCGGCATCTACACCACCGGGCTGCTGCAGAACGCCGTGCACCTGAAACATCGCACCGTCGGGCGCCGCGCGGTGGTCGTCGGTGCCGAACTCGTGAGCTACTCTGCCGTGCTGACCCTCAAGCACGTCGGGTGCCAAACCGTGCTCATGACAACCGAATACCCGTCACCGGAGTCCTACGGCCTGTTCAACCTGGCCGGCCGTACACCGTTGCTGGGATTGCAGGTCGCCACGCGCACCAAGGTCGTGCGAATCATCGGCAAGCCGGCAGTCACCGGTGTCGAGGTCGAGGATCTCCGCACCGGACAACGCCGCATCGTCGACTGCGACACCGTCGTGCTGACCGGTGATTGGATTCCCGACCACGAGCTGGCCCGCAGCACCGGCCTGGACATCGACCCGGGGACACTCGGTCCCGTGGTCGACACCGCATTGCGGACCAGTCGGGCGGGTGTGTTCGCCATCGGCAACCTGTTGCACCCCGTCGACACTGCCGACATCGCTGCCCTCGACGGCCGCCACGTCGCCGACCAGGTTCACGCCCTCCTCACGGGGAATCAGTTCAGCGACAATGCAGTTCGCATTCTTGCCGACGCACCGCTACGCTGGGTGGCACCCAACCTGGTGCGCCCCGGCGACCCGGCGCCCGCCAGGCACCGCCTCCTGCTATGGACGGATCGACTGGTCCGCGTCCCGAAAGTCGTTGCCCGCCAAGACGGCAATATCGTGGGGCGCAAGACCCTCCCCTGGCCCGCCTCGCCGGGACGGGTGTTCCGCGTCCCGTCCAGCATCCTCGATCGCATCGACGAACGCGGTGGACCGGTGACGTTGTCGCTCGCCAACTGA
- a CDS encoding NAD(P)/FAD-dependent oxidoreductase, which translates to MTTPTAYDVVVIGAGIVGSAIARELSGHQLSVALIEARNDVGDGTSKANTAILHTGFDAKPGTLESELVHRGYHLLSDYAEHTGIPVEHTGAILVAWDQEQLDALPDLKAKAEANGYQHCQIIDAAAVYADIPHLGPGALGGLTVPDESIICTWTVNLALATDAVNRGTVLLTDHRVDGVDIGPDTTTLHTTRGDVVGRWIVNAAGLGADLIDALFGYQRFTVTPRRGELIVYDKLARTLVNKIVLPVPTSRGKGVLVSPTIYGNVMLGPTSEDLHDRTATGTTEAGFDFLLSKGRALMPRLLDEEVTATYSGLRAAIDHGDYLIQADHAQHYLLVGGIRSTGLTAGMAVAEYVRDQLAEAGLVVTPKAALPDPPRMPNLGEAYPRPYQLPEAIETDPAYGRIVCFCERVTEGEIRDACHSVIPPTAVEGLRRRTRVMNGRCQAFFCGAEVQALFERETCQESRR; encoded by the coding sequence ATGACCACCCCCACCGCCTACGACGTCGTCGTCATAGGCGCCGGCATCGTCGGATCGGCAATCGCGCGTGAACTGTCCGGGCACCAGCTCTCGGTCGCGCTGATCGAAGCCCGCAACGACGTCGGTGACGGCACCAGCAAGGCGAACACCGCGATCCTGCACACCGGCTTCGACGCCAAGCCCGGCACCCTGGAATCGGAGCTGGTGCACCGTGGATACCACCTGCTCTCCGACTATGCCGAGCACACCGGCATACCGGTCGAACACACCGGCGCCATCCTGGTCGCCTGGGACCAGGAGCAGCTGGACGCCTTGCCCGACTTGAAGGCCAAGGCGGAAGCCAATGGCTATCAGCATTGCCAGATCATCGATGCCGCAGCCGTTTACGCCGACATCCCGCACCTCGGGCCGGGCGCCCTCGGTGGATTGACAGTTCCCGACGAATCCATCATCTGCACGTGGACGGTCAACCTGGCGCTGGCCACCGACGCCGTCAACCGCGGCACCGTGCTGCTGACCGACCATCGGGTCGACGGCGTCGACATCGGGCCTGACACCACCACGCTGCACACCACCCGAGGTGACGTGGTCGGACGCTGGATCGTCAACGCGGCGGGACTCGGCGCCGACCTCATCGACGCACTTTTCGGCTACCAGCGTTTCACCGTCACCCCGCGCCGCGGCGAACTGATCGTGTACGACAAGCTCGCCCGCACCTTGGTGAACAAAATCGTGCTGCCGGTGCCGACGTCGCGCGGCAAGGGTGTCCTCGTCAGCCCCACCATCTACGGCAACGTGATGCTCGGCCCCACCTCCGAAGATTTGCACGACCGCACCGCCACCGGCACGACCGAGGCCGGTTTCGACTTCCTGCTGAGCAAGGGCCGGGCTCTGATGCCTCGGCTCTTGGACGAGGAAGTCACCGCCACCTATTCCGGACTGCGCGCGGCCATCGACCACGGCGACTACCTGATTCAAGCCGACCACGCGCAGCATTACCTGCTCGTCGGCGGTATCCGGTCCACGGGTCTCACCGCCGGTATGGCGGTGGCCGAATACGTTCGCGATCAACTCGCCGAGGCCGGCTTGGTCGTGACACCCAAGGCCGCGTTGCCGGATCCCCCACGGATGCCGAACCTCGGCGAGGCGTACCCCCGTCCCTACCAGCTGCCCGAGGCCATCGAAACCGACCCCGCATACGGACGGATCGTCTGCTTCTGCGAACGCGTCACCGAGGGTGAGATTCGCGACGCCTGCCATTCCGTGATCCCACCCACCGCGGTGGAAGGACTGCGGCGGCGCACCCGCGTGATGAACGGCCGCTGCCAAGCGTTCTTCTGTGGCGCGGAGGTGCAGGCGTTGTTCGAACGTGAAACGTGCCAGGAGAGCAGGCGATGA
- a CDS encoding FGGY family carbohydrate kinase, translated as MTVLAIDQGTSGTKAIVVDPDDGVVGLAEVPVHPQYLNGGGVEQSPDELLDSVLTAGRGAVAQAGRPIEAVSLANQGETVLVWDPDTGRALTPAIVWQDRRAESLCAALSGSAEMLAARTGLVLDPYFSAPKMAWLRRNVETAGVVSTSDTWLLHQLTGAFVTDATTASRSLAVDLGAHEWSRELLALFELDGERLPDIVGNDETIGTTTAFGGEIPVGGIVVDQQAALLAEACFEQGMAKCTFGTGAFLLANTGTTGVHSTTGLTSSVAWRINGRDAFCVDGQVYTAASAVRWLCSLGIIGGAEDMDGIAAPENNGVLCVPALAGLAAPWWKSQATAAISGMTLSTGRGHLVLAVLQGIAAQIAELVTAINDDTTTPLTTLRADGGLTQSTILMQACADILQIPVEVYPSAHATALGAAALARLSQHPNQALPEVVPEWTPASTYEPSWTQPQANEFRDRWRDLAATTYPTQEHS; from the coding sequence ATGACGGTCCTGGCCATCGACCAGGGCACGTCGGGTACCAAGGCCATCGTCGTCGACCCCGACGACGGGGTGGTGGGGTTGGCCGAGGTGCCGGTGCATCCGCAGTATCTCAACGGCGGCGGCGTCGAACAGAGCCCAGACGAACTACTGGACTCGGTCCTGACGGCCGGCCGGGGCGCGGTTGCCCAGGCCGGCCGCCCGATCGAGGCGGTCTCGCTGGCCAACCAGGGCGAGACGGTGCTGGTGTGGGATCCCGACACCGGCCGTGCCTTGACCCCGGCCATCGTGTGGCAGGACCGCCGCGCCGAATCCCTGTGTGCGGCCTTGAGTGGATCGGCCGAGATGCTGGCCGCCCGCACCGGACTGGTGCTCGACCCGTACTTCTCGGCACCGAAGATGGCGTGGCTGCGTCGCAACGTCGAAACCGCCGGAGTGGTGAGCACCTCCGACACCTGGCTGCTGCATCAGCTGACCGGAGCATTCGTCACCGACGCCACCACCGCCAGTCGCTCCCTTGCCGTCGACCTGGGCGCCCATGAGTGGAGCCGCGAACTGCTGGCGCTGTTCGAGCTCGACGGCGAACGCCTGCCCGATATCGTCGGGAATGACGAAACCATCGGCACGACAACGGCATTCGGCGGTGAGATTCCGGTCGGCGGGATTGTCGTCGATCAGCAGGCAGCCCTGCTGGCGGAGGCCTGCTTCGAGCAGGGCATGGCCAAATGTACCTTCGGCACGGGCGCCTTCCTTTTGGCCAACACCGGCACCACCGGCGTGCACTCGACGACGGGACTGACCTCCTCGGTCGCCTGGCGGATCAATGGCCGGGACGCCTTCTGTGTGGACGGCCAGGTGTACACCGCGGCCTCCGCCGTTCGGTGGCTGTGCTCACTGGGCATCATCGGCGGCGCCGAGGACATGGACGGTATCGCTGCACCGGAGAACAACGGGGTCCTGTGTGTTCCTGCACTGGCCGGGCTGGCCGCCCCGTGGTGGAAATCTCAAGCGACCGCGGCTATTTCGGGGATGACGTTGTCGACGGGTCGCGGGCACCTGGTGCTGGCCGTGCTGCAGGGTATCGCCGCCCAGATCGCCGAGCTGGTCACTGCCATTAACGACGACACGACCACGCCGTTGACCACACTGCGCGCCGACGGCGGCCTGACCCAGTCGACGATCCTCATGCAGGCGTGCGCCGACATCCTCCAGATCCCGGTCGAGGTGTACCCGTCCGCTCACGCCACCGCGCTCGGCGCGGCGGCACTGGCCCGTCTGAGCCAGCACCCGAATCAGGCGCTGCCCGAAGTGGTTCCGGAGTGGACACCCGCATCGACCTACGAGCCAAGCTGGACTCAACCGCAGGCCAACGAGTTTCGCGATCGGTGGCGCGATCTGGCCGCCACCACGTATCCGACCCAGGAGCATTCATGA
- a CDS encoding amino acid permease → MTHPSTPPSENIVIAGTYTDTLERSTGRFASFAVAFAFVSIATGIFTTYGSVLKSSGPLGIWTWPIVIVGQLAVSLLLGALAARIPVTGYAYQWVSRLANPILGWITGWISFTFLAIVAVAVDYTVAATVVPALFDFTGTALTSFLITAAILLLQGLLVAVSTKWTERVNNFAVSAELIGMVALVVLLFIVGVITHKLSAGNLFSRGDIPAEGYWNFGTATAAGPWMLGFLLGAFTIVGFESAANLAEETKRPEVVVPRAMWQAVLASGVLGFLFLLVVTAAVNDPTALAESGTPIADVIRDILGSFVGTALLILVAIAIFACGLVIVMSGVRLTWAMSRDQRFPGWQALHKVSPRTKTPLNATIAMTTISAVILGVFSTSTDALFILFSAATLLPAVIYAITVALYIAKRRQLPQSAGFSLGRWEAPIIVVAVAWLVFALSLFRDASFRQPWLYVLVMVAIGAVYLGYLLITRGRDGLKMPELRSIDAELDQAAGARVIAEDVPR, encoded by the coding sequence GTGACCCATCCTTCCACACCGCCCAGCGAGAACATCGTCATCGCGGGCACCTACACCGACACCCTGGAGCGCTCCACCGGACGATTTGCATCGTTCGCGGTGGCGTTCGCCTTTGTCTCGATTGCCACCGGCATCTTCACCACGTACGGAAGCGTCTTGAAAAGCTCTGGCCCGCTCGGCATTTGGACGTGGCCGATAGTGATCGTCGGACAGCTGGCCGTATCCCTGCTGCTCGGCGCCCTAGCCGCCCGCATCCCGGTGACCGGGTACGCCTATCAGTGGGTGTCGCGGCTGGCCAACCCGATCCTGGGCTGGATCACCGGCTGGATCTCCTTCACATTCCTGGCCATCGTCGCCGTCGCGGTGGACTACACCGTCGCCGCGACGGTCGTCCCCGCGTTGTTCGATTTCACCGGTACCGCACTGACGTCGTTCCTGATCACCGCCGCCATCCTGCTGCTGCAGGGCCTTTTGGTCGCGGTCTCGACCAAGTGGACCGAACGAGTGAACAACTTCGCCGTCAGTGCTGAACTGATCGGCATGGTGGCACTGGTCGTCCTGCTGTTCATCGTGGGTGTCATCACTCACAAGTTGTCGGCGGGCAACTTGTTCTCCCGCGGCGACATCCCCGCAGAGGGTTACTGGAACTTCGGCACGGCGACCGCGGCCGGGCCCTGGATGCTCGGCTTCCTGCTCGGTGCGTTCACCATCGTGGGGTTCGAATCCGCCGCCAACCTGGCCGAGGAGACCAAGCGGCCGGAAGTCGTTGTGCCACGGGCAATGTGGCAGGCAGTGCTGGCCTCGGGAGTGCTCGGATTCCTGTTTCTGCTGGTGGTGACGGCCGCCGTCAACGACCCCACGGCTCTGGCCGAGTCGGGAACTCCGATCGCCGACGTCATCCGTGACATCCTCGGCTCATTCGTCGGCACGGCCCTGCTGATCCTGGTGGCCATCGCGATCTTCGCCTGCGGTCTGGTGATCGTGATGAGCGGCGTGCGACTGACCTGGGCGATGTCGCGCGATCAGCGGTTCCCCGGGTGGCAGGCCCTGCACAAGGTGTCCCCCCGCACCAAGACCCCGCTGAATGCCACGATCGCGATGACCACGATCTCGGCGGTGATCCTCGGCGTCTTCTCCACCAGTACCGACGCGCTGTTCATCCTGTTCTCCGCGGCGACTCTGCTGCCGGCCGTCATCTACGCCATCACCGTGGCGCTGTACATCGCCAAACGCCGTCAGCTGCCCCAGAGCGCCGGCTTCAGCCTCGGCCGGTGGGAGGCTCCGATCATCGTCGTGGCGGTGGCGTGGCTGGTGTTCGCGCTGTCGCTGTTCCGCGATGCGTCGTTCCGGCAACCGTGGCTCTATGTGTTGGTGATGGTCGCGATCGGCGCGGTCTATCTGGGCTACCTACTGATCACGCGCGGCCGCGACGGGCTGAAGATGCCCGAATTGCGTTCCATCGATGCCGAACTCGACCAAGCGGCCGGCGCGAGGGTTATCGCCGAGGACGTGCCGCGATGA